The Sphaeramia orbicularis chromosome 16, fSphaOr1.1, whole genome shotgun sequence genome window below encodes:
- the LOC115436294 gene encoding zinc finger protein 502-like — protein MDGRPTCDQCGKTFTRMSGLKKHLRIHTGEKPYNCDQCGKSFITTTILKEHQRIHTGERPYDCDQCGKTFITASHLKIHQRIHTGERPYFCDQCEKTFITASHLKIHQRIHTGQRPYYCDQCEKTFSTSSVFKYHQRIHTGQRPYNCDQCGKTFSTAGQLKIHQRIHTGEKPYNCQQCEKTFATAGQLKKHQRIHTGERPYNCNQCGKTFITMSVLKRHLRSHTGEKPYDCDQCGKTFTTGRYLKIHQRIHRGERPYNCDQCEKTFTSSHPLKIHQRVHKGERPYDCDQCGKTFTTASDLKTHQRIHTGEEPYNCDQCERTFRSHSALYSHHRVHHKNLMYSCDKCTKTFWSYSSYRYHQRTHIGSQSV, from the coding sequence atggatggaagacccacctgtgaccagtgtgggaagactttcaccagaatgaGTGGGCTGAAGAAACACCTacgtatccacactggagaaaaaccatataactgtgaccagtgtgggaagagttTTATCACAACAACCATCTTAAAagaacaccaacgcatccacactggagaaagaccatatgactgtgaccagtgtgggaagactttcatcacAGCAAGTcacttaaaaatccaccaacgcatccacactggagaacgACCATATTTCTGTGACCAGTGTGAGAAGACTTTCATCACAGCAAGTcacttaaaaatccaccaacgcatccacactggacaacgaccatattactgtgaccagtgtgaGAAGACTTTTAGCACATCAAGTGTCTTTAAATATCATCAACGCATTCACACTGGACAAcgaccatataactgtgaccagtgtgggaagactttcagcaCAGCAGGTCagttaaaaatccaccaacgcatccacactggagaaaaaccatataacTGTCAACAGTGTGAGAAGACTTTTGCCACCGCAGGTCAATTAAAGAAGCACCAGCGTAtacacactggagaaagaccatataactgtaaccagtgtgggaagactttcatcacAATGAGTGTACTGAAGCGACACTTACGCAGTCACACTGGGGAaaaaccatatgactgtgaccagtgtgggaagacattTACCACTGGACGTTatttaaaaatccaccaacgcatccacagggGAGAGAGACCATATAACTGTGATCAGTGTGAGAAGACTTTCACCTCATCACATCccttaaaaatccaccaacgcgtCCACAagggagaaagaccatatgactgtgaccagtgtgggaagactttcaccacagcaagtgacTTAAAAACGCACcaacgcattcacactggagaagAACCATACaactgtgaccagtgtgagaGGACTTTCAGATCCCATTCCGCTTTATATTCTCATCATCGTGTTCACCACAAGAATTTGATGTACTCCTGTGATAAGTGTACAAAGACATTCTGGTCCTATTCCTCTTACAGGTATCATCAACGGACCCATATTGGATCCCAATCAGTGTAG